The Chrysoperla carnea chromosome X, inChrCarn1.1, whole genome shotgun sequence genome includes a region encoding these proteins:
- the LOC123302297 gene encoding mucin-2-like, whose amino-acid sequence MQETEIELPPAATVTQNQPDLVTIDASATPVVAGTNVDELPTPIPPADLADIDSSDDNETTATISTNATQQPPPLKTDNGTGAALGTVTERLCCDVPMDPHTDIDPPRSHHLVGMDSRPVGSPPQPLSRTRSPAELNDVTSITRSENETPPIAAAAQIQPNLVNIDPSATPLVVGTNDDELPTPTPPTDLAESQLTENQVNCQRMPTTRSNKHTTSSADVPMVVTTIVVNTTTTTSNTAGLGTIVDATSPSYATPPDIPGAHGITTIAPSVSKANSTLPTTVLAGNVPQTNIGTSPGNAPILNPAPGMVPPASSAQPHHMDKLFQRIQIM is encoded by the exons ATGCAAGAAACAGAGATCGAACTTCCACCGGCTGCTACAGTCACCCAAAACCAACCAGACCTTGTCACCATTGACGCCAGCGCTACCCCAGTAGTTGCTGGAACCAATGTTGACGAGTTACCAACACCAATTCCACCCGCCGACTTGGCCGACA TAGACAGCAGCGACGACAACGAAACAACTGCAACCATCTCAACAAATGCCACTCAGCAGCCCCCGCCCCTTAAAACCGATAATGGCACAGGGGCTGCTCTTGGTACTGTCACTGAAAGGTTGTGTTGCGATGTACCGATGGATCCTCACACTGATATAGACCCACCACGTTCACATCACTTGGTTGGCATGGACTCTCGTCCAGTGGGATCACCACCCCAACCACTTAGCCGAACTAGATCGCCCGCTGAGCTGAACGATGTCACTAGCATCACGCGAAGTGAGAATGAAACTCCACCGATTGCTGCAGCCGCACAAATCCAACCAAACCTTGTCAACATCGATCCCAGCGCTACCCCGTTAGTTGTTGGAACCAATGATGACGAATTACCTACACCTACTCCACCCACCGACTTGGCCGAAAGTCAACTGACCGAAAACCAG GTGAACTGCCAGAGGATGCCGACTACACGGTCCAACAAACACACGACATCATCAGCAGATGTTCCAATGGTTGTTACAACAATCGTCGTCAACACAACAACTACAACAAGTAACACGGCTGGATTGGGTACCATTGTAGACGCAACTTCACCAAGTTACGCTACTCCGCCAGATATTCCAGGTGCTCATGGTATTACGACAATAGCACCATCAGTGTCGAAAGCCAATTCCACCCTACCCACGACAGTATTGGCTGGAAATGTACCACAAACAAATATTGGTACGAGTCCTGGAAACGCACCGATATTGAATCCTGCGCCTGGTATGGTTCCACCTGCGTCGTCTGCACAACCGCATCA TATGGACAAACTCTTCCAACGTATCCAAATCATGTGA